Proteins encoded together in one Marmota flaviventris isolate mMarFla1 chromosome Y, mMarFla1.hap1, whole genome shotgun sequence window:
- the LOC139703560 gene encoding uncharacterized protein CXorf51A-like, giving the protein MAKATKKSQKPNADMAQSTSSMKERKNMKTSYHHSRFGRGSKILKSTNKGKKTLQNNSSKRDSEKPSTSLKKSKKTKGTILFVHYHRLNEKLNREPEMENTPETSSISSDDLDSK; this is encoded by the exons ATGGCTAAGGCaaccaagaaatcacagaagcctAATGCAGATATGGCCCAGTCAACATCatcgatgaaagaaagaaagaatatgaagactTCCTATCATCACTCCAGATTCGGAAGAGGCAGCAAG ATACTAAAGTCCACCAATAAGGgtaaaaaaacacttcaaaataattcaagcaaaagagactcagaaaagccttccacatctctgaaaaaatctaagaaaactaaaggaaCAATACTCTTTGTTCATTATCATCggctaaatgaaaaactgaatagagagccagaaatggaaaatacccCAGAAACCTCCAGCATTTCAAGTGATGATCTGGACAGCAAGTAA